CCCACTTGATGCGTTCGATGCCCTGTTTGATATCCTTGATCGATCCGCAATAACTCAAGCGGAGATGCCCTTCCATCCCGAATTCCTTGCCCGGAACGGTCACGACCAGCGCTTTTTGCAAGAGGAAACGCGACAACGCGGTCGAATCCTTATTGTAGGCGCTGAAATCGGGCAGCGAGTAGTAGGTGCCATCCGGAGGAATAATGCGAACGCCGGTAAACGACTTCAACTCCTGCATCATCACATTCCGGTTATTTTCGAGCATGAGCCGGAGCGATTCGATAATACTCTGAATCCCGTTCATCGCCCCTTCGGCGGCGGCTTGCAGGACGACCGATGCGCACGACGTCGTCTGCGCCTGCACATTCGCCATCACTTCGATCATCTTCCGCGGGCCGATGGTCCAACCGATCCGGAAGCCGGTCATCCCGTACAATTTCGAGACGCCGTTGATCGAAATAACGCTCGAATTCTCGAGGTCTTTCTTCGTGAACTTGTAGACCGATGCCGGTTTGTGTCCTTCGAAGTAGAGCTTGTGATAGATATCGTCCATCACCAGCGTAATCCCCTTCGTCTCACAATAGTCGACGATTTCAGCGATGAATTCGTCGCGATAGATGCAACCGGAGGGGTTATTCGGGCTATTGACGATGATCATCTTGGTGTACGAGGTGACGTACCGTTTGATGTCTTCCATCCGGGGGTGGAACGTACCGTCTTCCGGGGTCACAATCACCGGAACGCCATACACCATCTTCACCATTTCCGGGTAGGAGACCCAGTAGGGGGCGAGGATGATGACTTCGTCCTGAGGATTGATCACGGAATAGAGCAGATTGTACAATGCCTGCTTGGCGCCGCCGGATACCAGCACATTTTCCGGAGCGACCATTTTGTCGTAGTGCTCTTCGGTATACCGGACAATCGCTTTCCGAAGCGAAGGGATCCCTTCGGTCGGGGTGTATTTTACATCTCCGTCGGAGAGCTTCGCGGCGGCGGAGAGGATGCCGTTGATCGGCGTTTTATTTTTCGGTTCGCCGGCGCCTAAGTGAATGACAGCTTGCCCGGATTCGCGAAGAATCCGCGCTTCTTCATTTAACGCGAG
This window of the bacterium genome carries:
- a CDS encoding aminotransferase class I/II-fold pyridoxal phosphate-dependent enzyme; amino-acid sequence: MSISVLARQIAASPTLALNEEARILRESGQAVIHLGAGEPKNKTPINGILSAAAKLSDGDVKYTPTEGIPSLRKAIVRYTEEHYDKMVAPENVLVSGGAKQALYNLLYSVINPQDEVIILAPYWVSYPEMVKMVYGVPVIVTPEDGTFHPRMEDIKRYVTSYTKMIIVNSPNNPSGCIYRDEFIAEIVDYCETKGITLVMDDIYHKLYFEGHKPASVYKFTKKDLENSSVISINGVSKLYGMTGFRIGWTIGPRKMIEVMANVQAQTTSCASVVLQAAAEGAMNGIQSIIESLRLMLENNRNVMMQELKSFTGVRIIPPDGTYYSLPDFSAYNKDSTALSRFLLQKALVVTVPGKEFGMEGHLRLSYCGSIKDIKQGIERIKWALDPESPNEIYIGERKLIRDWM